In a genomic window of Thermodesulfobacteriota bacterium:
- a CDS encoding deoxyribose-phosphate aldolase, whose protein sequence is AGGATVEDVMLLSRVAAGMVKVKAAGGIDSYAVALQMLEAGADRIGTSSGVKIVEEGE, encoded by the coding sequence GGCGGGGGGGGCAACGGTTGAGGACGTCATGCTTTTAAGCAGGGTGGCCGCGGGGATGGTGAAGGTAAAGGCCGCCGGGGGGATAGACTCCTACGCCGTGGCCTTGCAGATGCTGGAGGCCGGGGCGGACAGGATAGGCACTAGCTCGGGGGTGAAGATAGTCGA